The proteins below come from a single Nocardiopsis gilva YIM 90087 genomic window:
- a CDS encoding helix-turn-helix domain-containing protein, whose product MGTGLYEYLGVNPEDPRQQQAEEDAREHADLMDALISLREQGGLSQSDVADRMGTTQSVVSDLERIGGNPRISTIQRYARAVG is encoded by the coding sequence ATGGGAACAGGTCTGTACGAATACCTCGGCGTAAACCCAGAGGATCCGCGACAGCAGCAGGCAGAAGAAGACGCCCGCGAGCACGCCGACCTCATGGATGCGCTCATCAGCCTCCGCGAGCAGGGAGGACTCAGCCAGAGCGATGTCGCCGACCGGATGGGGACGACACAATCTGTGGTGTCCGATCTGGAGCGAATCGGAGGTAATCCCCGAATCAGCACCATCCAGCGGTACGCGCGTGCCGTCGGTTGA
- a CDS encoding saccharopine dehydrogenase family protein: MDRPYDIVLYGATGFSGGLTADQLAANAPDDTRWALAGRDRARLEAVRERLAGINPACVELDLLIADSADPDSMRAVAESARVVAAAAGPYAAVGEPMVAACARAGTDYIDLTGESVFVDQMYVRYHEEALRTGARLLHACGFDSVPHDLGAYFTVQHLPEDVPITIEGFVRMSTTPSGGTWHSLIGMVADQGAATRAAKERVATERRLSRAEEGATERRARVEQRPVPRTRLTKGWALPMPTLDPQIIRRSAAVLDRYGPDFRYGQYMVTRRLVGAAGTAAGAGGLVVAAKILRVRDYLLGKRQQGEGPSEEERAEGNFVLRFLGEGGGRRVVTEVAGGDPYDVTAVILSQAALCMAHDDLPETSGQVTPAVAMGDALTPRLQHQGITFRLLKEE; encoded by the coding sequence ATGGACCGCCCATATGACATCGTGCTCTACGGCGCCACAGGATTCAGTGGTGGCCTTACCGCCGACCAGCTCGCCGCCAACGCTCCGGACGACACGCGCTGGGCCTTGGCCGGGCGCGACCGGGCGCGGCTGGAGGCCGTCCGCGAACGCCTCGCCGGGATCAACCCGGCCTGTGTGGAGCTCGATCTGCTAATCGCCGACTCAGCTGACCCCGACTCGATGCGGGCCGTCGCCGAGTCCGCGCGGGTCGTGGCCGCCGCTGCCGGTCCCTATGCCGCTGTTGGTGAGCCCATGGTCGCCGCGTGCGCGCGGGCCGGGACCGACTACATCGACCTCACCGGAGAATCGGTCTTCGTCGACCAGATGTACGTCCGGTACCACGAGGAAGCGCTGCGCACCGGCGCCCGCCTGCTCCACGCCTGCGGTTTCGACTCCGTTCCCCATGACCTCGGGGCCTACTTCACCGTCCAGCACCTGCCCGAGGACGTTCCGATCACCATCGAAGGCTTCGTCCGCATGTCGACGACGCCCTCCGGCGGGACCTGGCACAGCCTCATCGGGATGGTCGCCGACCAGGGTGCTGCCACGCGCGCTGCGAAGGAACGGGTCGCCACGGAGCGACGCCTGTCGCGCGCCGAAGAAGGCGCGACGGAACGACGTGCCCGGGTCGAGCAGCGTCCGGTGCCGCGTACACGCCTGACCAAGGGGTGGGCGCTGCCGATGCCGACGCTGGACCCGCAGATCATCCGGCGATCGGCCGCTGTCCTCGACCGGTATGGGCCCGACTTCCGCTATGGCCAGTACATGGTGACCCGGCGCCTGGTCGGTGCGGCGGGGACGGCCGCCGGAGCGGGCGGACTGGTCGTGGCGGCCAAGATCCTCCGGGTTCGGGACTACCTGCTCGGCAAGCGCCAGCAGGGCGAGGGCCCGTCGGAGGAAGAGCGCGCCGAGGGGAACTTCGTGTTGCGCTTCCTTGGGGAAGGCGGCGGCCGCCGCGTGGTCACGGAGGTCGCGGGCGGTGACCCGTATGACGTCACGGCCGTCATCCTCTCCCAGGCCGCGCTGTGCATGGCCCACGACGATCTCCCGGAGACCTCGGGCCAGGTCACCCCGGCCGTCGCTATGGGCGACGCGCTGACCCCCCGTCTGCAACACCAGGGCATCACCTTCCGCCTCCTCAAGGAGGAGTGA